The Thermodesulfobacteriota bacterium genome window below encodes:
- the nifS gene encoding cysteine desulfurase NifS has translation MAEIYLDNNATTRVDPAVFEEMRPYFCELYGNPSSMHTFGGQVGGRLAEARERVAALLGCEPVEILFTSCGTEGDSTAMRSALEAQPEKRHLITTKVEHPAVLNLANHLVKKGYHLTLLGVDAEGMIDLDELRSSLRDDTALVSLMYANNETGTIFPIQAAAELVKSRGIPFHTDAVQAAGKLPLDLRTLPVDYLVLSGHKLHAPKGVGALFVRRRTPFRPFLIGGHQERGRRGGTENVPGIIALGKACELAGAHLAEENTRVRALRDRLEQGLLAAIPDARLNGHPTERLPNTSSLAFKFVEGEAILLLLDQKGICASSGSACTSGSLEPSHVLRAMGVPFTYAHGSIRFSLSRFTTEAEVDAVVAELPRIIERLRAISPFREDDAPTAVCTC, from the coding sequence ATGGCGGAAATCTACCTCGACAACAACGCCACCACCCGGGTCGATCCCGCGGTCTTCGAGGAGATGCGGCCCTACTTCTGCGAGCTCTACGGAAACCCCTCGAGCATGCACACCTTCGGCGGGCAGGTGGGCGGCAGGCTCGCCGAGGCGCGGGAGCGGGTGGCAGCGCTCCTGGGGTGCGAGCCCGTGGAGATCCTGTTCACCTCCTGCGGTACCGAGGGAGACAGCACGGCCATGCGCTCCGCCCTGGAGGCCCAACCGGAGAAGCGCCACCTAATAACCACCAAGGTGGAGCACCCGGCGGTCCTGAACCTGGCCAACCACCTGGTGAAGAAGGGCTACCACCTGACCCTGCTCGGGGTGGACGCCGAGGGCATGATCGACCTCGACGAGCTGCGGTCGAGCCTCAGGGACGACACGGCCCTGGTCTCCCTGATGTACGCCAACAACGAGACCGGGACGATCTTCCCCATCCAGGCCGCCGCCGAGCTGGTAAAGAGCCGGGGCATCCCCTTCCACACCGACGCCGTCCAGGCGGCGGGAAAGCTTCCCCTCGACCTGCGCACCCTGCCGGTGGACTACCTGGTGCTCTCGGGCCACAAGCTCCACGCTCCCAAGGGGGTGGGAGCCCTCTTCGTGCGGCGGCGCACGCCGTTTCGGCCCTTCCTCATCGGCGGCCACCAGGAGCGGGGCCGCCGGGGCGGCACCGAGAACGTCCCCGGGATCATCGCCCTGGGCAAGGCCTGCGAGCTCGCCGGCGCCCACCTGGCCGAGGAGAACACCCGGGTGCGGGCCCTGCGGGACCGCCTGGAGCAGGGGCTGCTCGCGGCCATCCCCGACGCCCGCCTGAACGGCCACCCCACCGAGCGCCTGCCCAACACCTCGAGCCTCGCCTTCAAGTTCGTGGAGGGGGAGGCGATCCTGCTCCTCCTGGACCAGAAAGGTATCTGCGCCAGCTCCGGCTCCGCCTGCACCTCGGGGAGCCTGGAGCCCTCCCACGTGCTGCGGGCCATGGGGGTGCCCTTCACCTATGCACACGGCTCCATCCGCTTCAGCCTCAGCCGCTTCACCACCGAGGCCGAGGTGGACGCCGTGGTGGCCGAGCTGCCCCGGATCATCGAACGGCTGCGGGCCATCTCCCCGTTCCGGGAGGACGACGCCCCCACCGCCGTGTGCACCTGCTGA
- the nifU gene encoding Fe-S cluster assembly protein NifU, whose translation MWDYTDKVKDHFLNPRNVGKIDDADAVGEVGSLACGDALRLFLKVENERIVDARFQTFGCGSAIASSSALTEMVKGKTLDEALLVTNRDIAEFLGGLPKEKMHCSVMGREALEAAINNYRGIETTQHELEGEVVCECFGVTDAQIRRAVEENDLKSVEDVTHYTKAGGGCERCLPDIERLLAEVRGAREARPAPAAAAPRKLTNLQRIQLVQKVIDEEIRPSLQADGGDLELVDVDGTTVYVSLRGTCTHCPSSQLTLKGGVEARLKEIVDPELQVVEVQ comes from the coding sequence ATGTGGGACTACACCGACAAGGTCAAGGATCACTTCTTGAACCCGCGCAACGTGGGAAAGATCGACGACGCCGACGCCGTGGGCGAGGTGGGGAGCCTGGCGTGCGGCGACGCCCTGCGGCTGTTTCTCAAGGTGGAGAACGAGCGGATCGTGGACGCCAGGTTCCAGACCTTCGGGTGCGGCAGCGCCATCGCGTCGAGCTCGGCGCTCACCGAGATGGTCAAGGGCAAGACCCTGGACGAGGCGCTCCTGGTGACCAACCGCGACATCGCCGAGTTCCTGGGGGGCCTGCCCAAGGAGAAGATGCACTGCTCCGTCATGGGGCGCGAGGCCCTGGAGGCGGCCATCAACAACTACCGGGGCATCGAGACCACCCAGCACGAGCTCGAGGGCGAGGTGGTGTGCGAGTGCTTCGGGGTGACCGACGCCCAGATTCGCAGGGCCGTCGAGGAAAACGACCTCAAGAGCGTGGAAGACGTGACCCACTACACCAAGGCCGGGGGCGGCTGCGAACGGTGCCTGCCCGACATCGAGCGGCTGCTGGCAGAGGTGCGGGGCGCGCGGGAAGCCCGGCCCGCCCCGGCGGCGGCGGCGCCCCGAAAGCTCACCAACCTCCAGCGCATCCAGCTCGTGCAGAAGGTCATCGACGAGGAGATCCGGCCCAGCCTCCAGGCCGACGGGGGCGACCTGGAGCTGGTGGACGTGGACGGCACCACCGTGTACGTGAGCCTGCGGGGCACCTGCACCCACTGCCCTTCGAGCCAGCTCACCCTCAAGGGGGGCGTGGAGGCCCGGCTCAAGGAGATCGTCGACCCCGAGCTCCAGGTGGTGGAGGTGCAGTGA